The Listeria sp. PSOL-1 genome includes a region encoding these proteins:
- a CDS encoding Na+/H+ antiporter subunit D, which translates to MNNLTLMPILVPFLGAIVLLLLPRRIFIQRTVALIFSLLLVFVSLALVYLVKTHGIMAVTIGNWKAPFGITIVGDMLAALLVTTTSILVSCVLVYSFYSIGKPREKFLYYPAVLFMIVGVNGSFLTGDIFNLFVFFEVMLVASYLLLVLGGTKIQLKATVKYLLINIIGSAFFIVAIALLYSMIGTLNMADISAKINALHGVNTGMISVVAVLFLFVFGLKAGLFPLYFWLPGSYFAPPISVLALFGGLLTKVGVYAIIRTYTLFFAKETTFAMLLLGVLAIITIIFGVIGAISYHDLKTIVIYNILIAIGVILFSVSVLSRESLMGAIYYLIHDMLVKGILFLLIGVIMAITGSSSTKKFSGLMTVYPSLGWTFFIAILALSGIPPLSGFFGKLLIVEGAFSAGVFIGGIIVLLSSLFVLMSLIKVFTAGFWGEKKGNFNTNVPYHKMMFPVTILLTLSVCYGLFTQMLYPYIAQAVDPLIDPSVYIHAVLKE; encoded by the coding sequence TGCGATTGTGTTACTTTTACTGCCAAGACGAATTTTTATTCAACGTACAGTAGCACTGATTTTCAGCCTGCTTCTTGTATTTGTTTCACTCGCTTTAGTTTATCTGGTGAAAACACATGGGATTATGGCGGTTACAATTGGGAATTGGAAAGCCCCTTTTGGTATCACTATTGTTGGCGACATGTTAGCTGCACTTCTTGTTACAACAACAAGCATTCTTGTTAGCTGTGTATTGGTCTATTCTTTCTATTCGATTGGAAAACCACGTGAAAAATTCCTTTATTATCCAGCAGTCTTATTTATGATTGTTGGTGTGAATGGTTCATTTTTAACAGGAGATATCTTTAATTTATTTGTTTTCTTTGAAGTTATGTTAGTGGCTTCCTATCTCCTTTTAGTTCTCGGTGGAACAAAAATTCAACTTAAAGCAACTGTTAAATATTTATTAATTAATATTATCGGTTCAGCTTTTTTCATCGTTGCGATTGCTTTACTTTATTCAATGATTGGTACGTTAAATATGGCAGATATTTCTGCTAAAATTAATGCCTTACATGGTGTAAATACTGGAATGATTAGTGTCGTTGCTGTTTTGTTTTTATTCGTCTTTGGGCTTAAAGCTGGTTTATTTCCACTCTATTTTTGGCTTCCTGGTTCTTACTTTGCTCCACCAATATCTGTTTTAGCTTTATTTGGCGGCTTACTTACAAAAGTTGGCGTTTATGCCATTATTCGTACGTATACCTTGTTTTTTGCTAAAGAAACTACTTTTGCCATGCTCCTACTTGGGGTTTTAGCAATTATTACCATTATTTTTGGTGTGATTGGTGCCATTAGTTACCATGATTTAAAAACGATCGTGATTTATAATATCTTAATTGCCATTGGTGTCATTTTATTTAGTGTTTCTGTTTTATCTCGTGAATCACTGATGGGCGCTATTTATTACCTCATTCATGATATGCTTGTGAAAGGAATTTTATTTCTCTTAATTGGTGTGATTATGGCAATTACTGGTTCATCTAGCACAAAGAAATTCAGTGGTTTAATGACTGTTTATCCTTCACTTGGTTGGACTTTCTTTATTGCAATTCTTGCCCTTTCTGGAATTCCGCCGCTCAGTGGTTTTTTTGGTAAATTGCTTATTGTTGAGGGAGCATTCTCAGCTGGTGTATTTATAGGTGGAATCATCGTCTTACTTTCCAGTCTCTTTGTCCTAATGTCACTCATCAAAGTGTTCACAGCTGGATTTTGGGGAGAAAAAAAGGGGAATTTCAATACTAATGTCCCTTACCATAAAATGATGTTCCCTGTTACCATTTTACTTACATTATCTGTTTGTTATGGGCTGTTTACGCAAATGCTTTATCCTTACATTGCGCAAGCTGTAGATCCATTAATTGATCCTAGTGTTTATATTCATGCTGTATTAAAGGAGTGA
- a CDS encoding Na+/H+ antiporter subunit E — protein sequence MAFQLIINVILACLWMFLESSFTFGTFVSGFLIGVVLLFFMRRFLGTTFYIFRLLALVKLLYNFLHDLIISTVRVSRIILKKDMNIRPGIFRYDTMLETDWEVTMLALMITLTPGTLSITISDDYKSIYVHSLHVPNIEEEITTIRKSYEGAIMEVFHG from the coding sequence ATGGCTTTTCAATTAATTATCAATGTAATTCTAGCTTGTTTATGGATGTTTCTTGAATCATCATTTACATTTGGAACATTTGTTTCTGGTTTCCTAATTGGCGTTGTGTTGTTGTTTTTCATGCGCCGCTTTTTAGGGACAACCTTTTACATTTTCAGATTGCTTGCTCTTGTTAAGTTGCTTTACAATTTCTTACATGATCTTATTATTTCAACCGTTCGTGTCAGTCGAATTATTTTAAAAAAAGATATGAATATTCGCCCTGGAATTTTTAGATATGATACGATGCTTGAAACGGACTGGGAAGTAACAATGCTTGCGTTAATGATCACCTTGACGCCAGGGACGCTTTCGATCACCATTTCGGATGATTATAAATCGATTTATGTCCATTCCCTTCATGTACCAAACATTGAAGAAGAAATTACAACCATCCGAAAATCTTATGAAGGTGCAATCATGGAGGTGTTTCACGGATGA
- a CDS encoding Na(+)/H(+) antiporter subunit F1 — translation MILKVALSIGLLLYAISTFLYLYRILKGPTTSDKVIALDSTGMNLVAIVALLSILYDTDAYLDVILLIALLAFIGTVSFAKFVEKGKVIDRERDN, via the coding sequence ATGATATTAAAAGTTGCTTTATCCATTGGTTTACTTCTTTATGCGATTTCAACTTTCCTTTATCTTTATCGTATTTTAAAAGGACCAACAACTTCTGATAAAGTTATTGCATTAGATTCGACTGGGATGAATTTGGTTGCCATTGTGGCGCTTCTGTCGATCCTTTATGACACGGATGCTTATCTAGATGTTATTTTACTCATTGCCTTACTTGCTTTTATTGGGACCGTTTCTTTTGCAAAATTTGTTGAGAAAGGTAAGGTGATTGATCGTGAACGTGATAATTGA
- the mnhG gene encoding monovalent cation/H(+) antiporter subunit G, producing the protein MNVIIEIIISVMIVIGGLLSILGAIGVIRLPDVYTRTHAAGISNTFGVSLLLLATVGYFFHSGEGFNARVLLAIFFIYLTTPVASHLINRAAYDTGVPLAIRIRDQLRSVKKEDIKKRKNLIIRQEQIEKARQEKEELEDRLDWELRAENIDEHENKEDVDRDTQEQTIEEQADDSEHEIIEKEEKDDEKK; encoded by the coding sequence GTGAACGTGATAATTGAAATTATTATTTCTGTCATGATTGTCATTGGTGGCTTATTAAGTATTCTTGGAGCAATCGGTGTGATTCGCTTGCCAGACGTCTACACGCGTACACATGCTGCTGGGATTAGCAATACATTTGGAGTTAGTCTGCTTTTACTTGCTACGGTTGGTTACTTTTTTCATTCTGGTGAAGGTTTTAATGCGCGCGTACTATTAGCGATTTTCTTTATCTATTTAACAACTCCCGTCGCATCTCATCTTATTAATCGTGCTGCTTACGATACAGGGGTCCCACTTGCTATTCGAATTCGTGACCAACTACGCTCTGTGAAAAAAGAGGATATTAAGAAGCGGAAAAATTTAATTATTCGCCAAGAACAAATTGAAAAAGCCCGTCAAGAAAAAGAAGAATTGGAAGACCGGCTCGATTGGGAACTTCGTGCAGAAAACATTGACGAACACGAAAATAAGGAAGATGTAGACCGCGATACCCAAGAGCAAACCATTGAGGAGCAAGCTGATGATTCAGAGCATGAAATCATTGAAAAAGAAGAAAAGGATGACGAGAAAAAATAA